The sequence GACTAGCCGGCAGCGACCGACGCCACGTCGACCGTCGCGCCCGTCCGCACCGACTCCTGCGCCGCGAGCACGACCCCGAGGGTCCGCAGGCCCACGGCGATGTCGGGCTGCGGACGCGTGCCGGAGCGCACCGCGTCGATGAACGTCTCGAGCATCGCGGCGTCGAAGTCCGGACCGTAGGGCAGGATCCGCGCCGCGCCCGACGACGCGGCGATCCCGCGCACGCTGGGGCCGAAGAAGTCGATGTCGACGGTGCCGCGGGTGCCTGCGACCGACAGCTTCAGGCCGCCCCAGATCGGCGACGTGTCGGGCTGGCTCCAGGAGCAGTCGATGGCGGCGATCACGCCGTCCGCGTAGGTCATCGTGACGAGCCCCGCCGTCTCGGCCTTCGCGCGGCCCGCGTGCAGGACGCCGTTCGCCACGGCCGTGACGCTCGCCACCGGCACCCCGCGGAGGGCCTCGAGGAGGTCGGCGATGTGGACGACGTGGTCGACGAGGGCGCCGCCCCCGGACAGCTCCGGTTCGGTGAACCAGTCGCGGGTCAGCGGGAGCATGCCGTTGTTGCTGCCGCGGATCGAGAAGACCTCGCCGAGCGCGCCCGCCTCGTGGGCTGCCCGGAGCCGGTCGAAGGTGCTCGCGAACCGGACGGGGAAGGCCATCATCAGCAGGACGCCGGCCCGCTCGACCGCGTCGCGCATGGCGAGGCCGTCCGCCCAGGTCGTCGCCAGCGGCTTCTCGCAGAGGATCGCCGCGCCGGCCGCGGCAGCCAGCTCGACGAGCTCGCGGTGCCTCGCGTTCTCGCTCGTCACGACGACGGCGTCGGGCTGCCAGGCGAGGAGCTCGTCGTAGGTGTCGACGTAGCCGACGTCGAGGGCGTCGGCGAGCGCCCGGCCGCGGAGGTCGACGATCGACGTGCCGCTCGCTGCGGCTGCATCAGGGGCCGGCGCGTCAGGATCCGCCCCGCGCACCTCGACGCCCGGCATCGCACGGAGCGCCGACAGGTAGCCGATGGCGTGCGTGTGCGCGAACGAGAGGACGCCGACGCGCAGGGGACGCTCCGCGGCGCTCATCGGGAGACCCCCTCGTCCGACCCGGTCGAAGACGCCGCCAGGTCGACCGGCTGGCCGGTCTCGAGGGAGGCCAGCGCCGCGTTGGCGATCGCGACCGCGATCCTGCCGTCCTCCGCGCTGACGCGGGGCGTCTCGCCGCCCGCGAACGCCGACGCGTAGGAGCGCAGCTCGAGGTAGTAGGGGTCCTCTCGAGGATCGACCTCGGGCATGAGCCCGTTCGCCGCCTCGGTGACCTCGAGGTCGGCGGTGTAGTTGCGCTCGGCCAGCGACGAGTGCGACAGGGTGCCGAGAGTGCCCGTGACGGAGTACTCGGTCGAGAAGGTCAGGTGCGCGGGGCCCCAGATGCCGGCCACGTGGCTGATGGCCCCGGACGCGTGGGTGAGCAGGACGTGGGCCGCCTCGACGGGGTGCTCCGCGTCGCCGCGCCGGGTCGAGACGGCCGACACCCGCACCACCTCGCCCGCGACCCAGCGCGCGATGTCGAGGTCGTGGATCATCTGGTCCATGATGATGCCGCCCGAGAGGGCTCGATCGCCGAACCACGGCGTCCGGGTCGGGAAGGCGCCCGAGCGGGAGAAGCGCAGGACCGCGAGGTCTCCGAGCGCGCCCGCATCCACGGCCGACTTGAGGGCCGCGTACTCCGGGAAGTACCGCACGACGTGCGCGGGATAGAGCTGCACGCCGGCGCCCCGCGCCGCCTCGACGAGGTCTCGCGCGTCGTCGTCGGTCCGGGCGAGGGGCTTCTCGGAGACGACGTCCTTGCCTGCCTCGATGACGCGCTTCACGACGGCGTGATGCGTGTAGGTCGGGGTCGCGACGTCGACGAAGTCGGCCTGCTCGAGGAGCTCCTCGAGGCTCGCCACGACCTCGCCGCCGTAGAGCGCCACGAGCTCGTCGGCCCCGACCTCGGAGAAGACGACGACGCGGCCGGCGATGCGCAGGAGGTTCGGCAGGTGGGCGTGGGCGATGCCGCCGGCACCCACCAGGCCGATGGTCAGGTCGTCGTCGATCATGAGGGCTCCTTCGAGGGGACGGGGACAGGGGCGGGCGGCGTGACCGTGTCGCCGGGGACGAGAGGCGACTCGAGCAGCAGGGAGGCGCCGATCAGCCCGGCGCCGGCACCGACGAGGGACTGCTCGACGCGCGGTGCCGACCGCCAGGCCAGCCGCCTGGCGACGCCCTCGCGGAGCGGCACCAGGAGACGGTCGCCGGCCTCGCCGAGA is a genomic window of Frondihabitans peucedani containing:
- a CDS encoding Gfo/Idh/MocA family oxidoreductase, translated to MSAAERPLRVGVLSFAHTHAIGYLSALRAMPGVEVRGADPDAPAPDAAAASGTSIVDLRGRALADALDVGYVDTYDELLAWQPDAVVVTSENARHRELVELAAAAGAAILCEKPLATTWADGLAMRDAVERAGVLLMMAFPVRFASTFDRLRAAHEAGALGEVFSIRGSNNGMLPLTRDWFTEPELSGGGALVDHVVHIADLLEALRGVPVASVTAVANGVLHAGRAKAETAGLVTMTYADGVIAAIDCSWSQPDTSPIWGGLKLSVAGTRGTVDIDFFGPSVRGIAASSGAARILPYGPDFDAAMLETFIDAVRSGTRPQPDIAVGLRTLGVVLAAQESVRTGATVDVASVAAG
- a CDS encoding Gfo/Idh/MocA family oxidoreductase: MIDDDLTIGLVGAGGIAHAHLPNLLRIAGRVVVFSEVGADELVALYGGEVVASLEELLEQADFVDVATPTYTHHAVVKRVIEAGKDVVSEKPLARTDDDARDLVEAARGAGVQLYPAHVVRYFPEYAALKSAVDAGALGDLAVLRFSRSGAFPTRTPWFGDRALSGGIIMDQMIHDLDIARWVAGEVVRVSAVSTRRGDAEHPVEAAHVLLTHASGAISHVAGIWGPAHLTFSTEYSVTGTLGTLSHSSLAERNYTADLEVTEAANGLMPEVDPREDPYYLELRSYASAFAGGETPRVSAEDGRIAVAIANAALASLETGQPVDLAASSTGSDEGVSR